The DNA window ACAAAATGTTCATAGGCCAACTTGGCTTACCAGTCACCCCCTGCAATGAGGTAGGTGTAAAGAGGTTTCTGTCCTAGACCTTTCATCAGCTGGTTGAAGGAGACCTGTCAGGGGGGAAGGATATGAAGTAGTGATGATAATGAAGGGAGCGATTCTCTTGGATTTTTGACACCTCGAGGGTAGAGGCTGTATAAGGGTACGTGGGCAGTGCTTAAGCCAGTACTGCTTGGAATTTGGCACTTAAAGTGCTACTTGCAGGTGACGAATCGGGGGTATATGGGATGTAGAGACACGGGCAATAGGCTGAGGCGAGCTCTGAGGGGCTCAGTGGGTTCCGAAGATACAGGGGCTCCATGGTGAGATCTAGctttgggaggagagggaggcagggctaGAGGGGCCACCTAGGAGCTTAGCTATGATGAGCTTTCTGGTCCTGAGGGTCACCCTGAGAAGGCAGAGGGGGGAAATCAGGGATCAGGGTACTCACCGACATGAGAAATGCCATCCTGCCAGAGTTGCCCCCTCCACTCAGCACCACCAGCCCCCCCTCAGgctcctgagaaagaaaaactgccTCTGTCGCCAGGGCCTGGCTCAGGTTGGGAGAAGCATATTCTTTCTTTGTCAGTAGCAGAAGAGCAACTGGGGAGACTTCTTAACCCTCTTCTTATGACAGAAGGGAACAGAACATAGGCGGTCTGGTGTTGCAGAAAGAGCCCTGGATCTGAGAATGAAACTACCGTCTGACTCCTAACTCTGGCTTAGCTGCTTACTCAAACCCTGACTTATTCCAGAAAGGACTGAGAGCAGCTTTGTCATCAACCAATGAATCAATAAAAAATGGCGCTACCCAGCAATTATTAGCTGGATATATTTGGGCAAGCTGCTGTGATTAGCCTTTGTTTTCCTATCtgacaaaaaaaacccaaacaaacagaCAATCACACCAATTTCACAGGTTTTTGCAAAGGTAATGAGTGTGAAAGCACAATGTCAATTATAGAGTATTATGCAGATAATAGTTATTATAATTACTGTTGATTAATAAGATGACAATAAAGATCCCAGAGGGAGGACTGGGAGAAGGGAGAATGGAGATGGAGCAAAATGAGAAGTAGAggccaagaaaagagaaaggtggaaggaagagaagtTCGGGAGGGGAGCAGATGGAGAGTCCGTACCTTCAGCACCTCCTGAACTTTGCCAGCCACCTGTACCATGGTGGTCAGAACAGATTCACTATATAGTCGCTGTAGGGAATAGGAAGGAATCAGAAGCCAAGAAAAGGACAGTAGATCTGGGGCGGGCGTGGGCAGGGAGGAAAGAATGGTGGGGTGGAGGGACTCTCAGATCTCAAACGTTAAGGACCATGGTCTGAGAGAGCAGAGCTTAAGGTGTGGTTGGAGTTGGCATCTTTATTTTCAGTGTCCAGGGGATGGGTCTGGGTCACCTGGTATGTGGGCATGACTTGCCCCTCCTCCTGGAAGATCTCAGCATCACACTGCCCCAGCAATCGAACAATTTGCTCAGCATCCGCTTTGTCCAGGTCCTGGGTCAGTGGGTTTGACTTCTCTGTGATAGGCAGGGCTGCCTCATACCCAGACAACTAGAGGGAAGGGGGCACAAGGATACAGGCAGGAAGCCAAAGCCTCATTCATGCCTGCTGATCTGGAGGTGGGAGTGGCAGCAGGCACAAggtttggacacacacacacacacacacaccccaaggaTTTAGCCTGCACTTGGTACTCTGGGCCTCATAGGGGGAAAAGATCaggaaggaagataggaaggaggggagggagagtaCAAACCCAGGGGGGAGGGAAGTACAGATGAGAAATGATTCTAGGAATCAGTGCAGAAGACCAAAATGGAGAAGGGGGTCTCACCTCCCActtgccaggctctggggtctcAATCACATGTTGAAACCGTTTTGTGCCCGGCATGGTCGCACACTGTGGACACCCTGTCGTGTCTGCCTCTTCAGCCACACAAACCCTTCTGTTGCGCTAACTCTACTTCCAGCTGGCAGGGCCTTATCTGAGCCACAGTGATGATTAACCCAAGTACCCCGGCCTGAGCACCACCCCCTCTAAGCACCTCTTCCTGCACCCTTTCCTGGTCAGTAGGTCCCCAGCCCTCTGGTCACCCCAGGGGAGCTCCTGGGGTCCCTCTGTCCTTCTTTGCACGTATGCAGACTGCCCAGCCTCTGCTTTGCCCCCAAAGGGGAAAATCTGAGGTTCATTACTCTTAACTTTTGGACACAATGACCTCTTCTCTGGAGGGCCTGGAGCCTGGAAGTGCAGAATAATACCAGGCCCAGGACAGTGAGAATCCCTGAGCAAGAGTGCTCTGGGACCAGGATGCATCAGGAGGCCAGAGATCAGGGTCCTCAGGGACAGCAGAGGTCAGAGGACCTGGGCCATGGCTTGATCACATGCCCAGAGCACACAGTCCTCCCTGCTCCTCTTGCTCCATTTCACTCTTTCATCTCAGAAGGAAGGCAACAGAAGCTTTGGAGCCCCAGGGGGGCACATGCTGAACCGAATATTACAGGAAAAAGtgccacagaaatagaaatgctGCAATGAGAATTAGAAACCAAAGTATCTGCCCTAAATACAACATGAGCCAACATTTACTTACACCGAACAATGCACTTTTCACATACAGTATCTCATTGAGTACATCAACACTAAGAAGATGATACTGACACCCTCATTTTTCAGATGgtgaaactaaggctcagagaagttaggtcaTTGCTGAAAATCACACAGTTGACAGAATGGGGACTCACACCCAGGTTGTTACTCCAGATATCATGAAAATAACTTAAGGATTTAtatgtttgttaaatgagtgaaGTAACTAACTAACAGACTGGTGCAAATTAATGATAATCCCTCACTCACACAGCGTCATAAGATTTATAAAGACATTCCCCAACATTGTCTCATTGGATCCTGCCAGCAGCCCTATGAGGTTCCGGACGCTCTGATTTTAGGAAACCCAACACTGAGATGACCAATTTCTCCACGGCAGGCAGTAACCGGTTGGCAGAGCTAAGACAAGAACCATAGGTCGCTGCTCTTTAGATTTTCCCCTTATAAACCCAGCAGTCTTAATCGCTCTATCTCCAGCTTTTCACATCCCCAAGCACATAGGTgacgctcaataaatatttgtttaataaattaaagaatgaatgagagcGAAGAGAATCAATATCAGATTATGAATGGGGAAGAGATTTAAAAGCTGACGCAGTCTACAAGTAGAAGATTGTTAAAACAATGATCTCCGCCACTCTGTCCCCTCCCGCAGGAAAGGTGGAATTCCTCCTCCCAACTTGGCTAATTCCacccggggagggaggggccctCCTGGGTGCCCGAGACCCTCACACCTGCgcctctcccccacacccccgcAGGCTCCTCGGACAGAGCCTGGATCAGAAGCTAGGGGACCCGGGAGGCCGCCAATGGGAGGGTCGTGGGAGGAGCCCCGGGAGAACGGGGTCGGAGGGGGGGGGATGAGGGGGATGACGGCGGCGAGAACCCcagcggggcggggcgggccggcACGTCCCGGTCGGGCTGCGGCGGAGCGAGCGGGGCCAGCTCTGCAGAAGGCGGCGGCTGGCCGGGACGGTCACATCCCGCTGCAGGGGCCGGCGGAGCAGCCGCACTGCCTCCCGCGCCGGGACTCAGGCCAGCGGCCAGGCCGCGCCGGCACCGCCCCCTGCTCGGGGACAGACTACGCGGCCGGTCCGAGCTCTGGGGGCCCCCGCAGCCCCGCGGCCCGCTCCCGCTACGCCTCCGCCTGCCCTCTGCCCGCAGCTCGGTCCCGCGCTGCCCGCCGCGCCGGGATGGGGTAGGGGCAGCGCCACGGAGTCGGGCGATGGGCCGCCCTCTGGGTACCGAGCAGCCCCCGGAGGCCTGACCGACCGCGAGGACCGGCGGAGGTGGGTGTGGGCCGGGCACAGCCGCACACTGGGGACGCCCGGGTGATGCGGGGGCGGGGAAGGCGTGGGGGAGAAGGGGGGCTCCGGGGCTGCTGTGGGCGGTGGGGAGCCCGCGAGAGCTGCTGCCACCCGTGCGTTCTGGGCAGTCCTTgaaaccccccccacacacaactcCTGCCACCTCCAGGAGCCCCGCCTGGATGTCAAGCGGATGCCCCAGTGCCTCCCAGCGGACTCGGTGGGGACCATGGCTTCGCTGATGCCCCTTTCCCCATATTTAAGCCCCACGGTCCTCCTGCTGGTCAGTTGTGACCTGGGCTTTGTGCGAGCGGGTGAGTAAAGGGGTAGTGGGGTTGACCAGAGCTAGTCCGTGGATGGAACCTGTTAACCAGTTAACTCTGGCACCCACAGACCGGCCTCCCTCTCCTGTGAATGTGACAGTCACTCACCTCAGAGCTAACTCGGCCACTGTGTCCTGGGACGTCCCAGAAGGCAACATCGTCATTGGCTACTCCATCTCCCAGCAAGTATGAATCACCCTTCTGCTCCCTCAACCTGTGTCCTTGGATCTCTGAACACTGCTTCAGTTACCCCCACCGCAGCCCTAAGCTCCCCTCCCAGTGGTGGGGGAATCTGGGAGCAGGTGTTCCCCGGCTCAAGCTGCCCTTTTCATCCTACTCCGTGGAGTGCTTGGATGTTCAAGAGTCCTGGGACTGGTGTGAGACCGCCCTCCTGTCCCATCATCTCCCTGCAGCGACAGAATGGCCCTGGGCAGCGTGTGATCCGGGAGGTGAACACCACCACACGGGCCTGTGCCCTCTGGGGCCTGGCTGAAGACAGCGACTACACAGTGCAGGTCAGGAGCATC is part of the Ursus arctos isolate Adak ecotype North America unplaced genomic scaffold, UrsArc2.0 scaffold_8, whole genome shotgun sequence genome and encodes:
- the FNDC4 gene encoding fibronectin type III domain-containing protein 4 isoform X2: MPQCLPADSVGTMASLMPLSPYLSPTVLLLVSCDLGFVRADRPPSPVNVTVTHLRANSATVSWDVPEGNIVIGYSISQQRQNGPGQRVIREVNTTTRACALWGLAEDSDYTVQVRSIGLRGESPPGPRVHFRTLKGSDRLPSNSSSPGDITVEGLDGERPLQTGEVVIIVVVLLMWAAVIGLFCRQYDIIKDNDSNNNPKEKGKGPEQSPQGRPVGTRQKKSPSINTIDV